A single window of Archangium gephyra DNA harbors:
- a CDS encoding ubiquinol-cytochrome c reductase iron-sulfur subunit, with amino-acid sequence MDRRAVLGSLLHGTCALAALCSGCGPEWREATVLPFSDAEACGVTPGRPEEGWVEVRLTEYPALRKRGGSAVVRVPEALLDVVVIHTASGCFSAVWHICTHGDCHVTHVPGQALLECPCHGSRFGEDGRVLLGPATRPLQSFKVARVDDSVWIHRPR; translated from the coding sequence ATGGACCGGCGCGCCGTGCTCGGCTCGCTGCTGCACGGCACCTGTGCGCTCGCCGCGCTCTGTTCCGGCTGTGGTCCCGAGTGGCGGGAGGCCACCGTGCTCCCGTTCTCCGACGCCGAGGCCTGCGGCGTCACCCCTGGCCGTCCCGAGGAGGGCTGGGTGGAGGTGAGGCTCACCGAGTACCCGGCGCTGAGGAAGCGGGGCGGCTCCGCGGTGGTGCGCGTCCCCGAGGCCCTGCTCGACGTGGTGGTGATTCACACCGCGTCGGGCTGCTTCTCCGCCGTCTGGCACATCTGCACGCACGGCGACTGCCACGTCACCCACGTGCCCGGGCAGGCCCTCCTGGAGTGTCCCTGCCACGGCTCGCGCTTCGGCGAGGATGGCCGGGTCCTGCTCGGTCCCGCCACCCGTCCATTGCAGAGCTTCAAGGTGGCTCGGGTGGACGACTCGGTGTGGATCCACCGGCCCCGCTGA
- a CDS encoding FHA domain-containing protein, with product MWQIIINGPGYFDTAYELPEGVTHLGRADENDIVLGGDLVSRRHARLVAEGDNLRIEDLGSRNGSRVNGAPLQGTIDLHPGDTISLGENTLSVRQPNQVENAATEMVDLGAGGVRRFGHGEDVAPSVILAKNIKNVDLLRALDNFSSPFDTAAPIAPVAPQAPRGAYETLLLLFHTAEALATSTTLTAFLEATMDRVLERIDATTAVVLLRHSTGVLVPAAVRHRGKLAKGEVPVSDGIIEQALSEGRALVVGDVRDDRRFAGRESVILYGVDRVLCIPIGLESPFAGVLYVNTSAKNDTELEIMLDTCTAVAHLVASGVQKFSVPSAGPSPLRHHLERFLGHELAERRAAEAQRTGGKLPGLEERNLTIVHAELVGFGALSTKLGAVRATELLNDFHARLGGLVFSFEGILEAFFGESLRGLFGASNKPDDAVRAVRAALALREDWDRHMARRPAEERCELRIGINTARVLAGFVGPESRPSYSAVGEGVNVASWLAATGMPGQVLITGKTLAVIGARFDVVPLGERLIRAPRDKVAAFEVMDEDIPQLTNPGVR from the coding sequence ATGTGGCAGATCATCATCAACGGCCCGGGTTACTTCGACACTGCCTACGAGCTTCCCGAGGGCGTCACGCACCTCGGCCGCGCGGATGAGAACGACATCGTTCTCGGCGGCGATCTCGTCTCGCGCCGGCACGCCCGGCTCGTGGCCGAGGGGGACAACCTGCGCATCGAGGACCTCGGCAGCCGCAACGGCAGCCGCGTCAACGGCGCGCCCTTGCAGGGCACCATCGACCTGCACCCCGGCGACACCATCTCCCTGGGCGAGAACACCCTCTCGGTGCGCCAGCCCAACCAGGTGGAGAACGCCGCCACCGAGATGGTGGACCTGGGTGCCGGAGGCGTGCGCCGCTTCGGCCATGGCGAGGACGTGGCGCCCTCCGTCATCCTCGCCAAGAACATCAAGAACGTGGACCTGCTGAGGGCGCTCGACAACTTCTCCAGCCCCTTCGACACCGCCGCCCCCATCGCGCCCGTGGCGCCCCAGGCTCCCCGCGGCGCCTACGAGACGCTCCTCCTCCTCTTCCACACCGCCGAGGCGCTCGCCACCTCCACCACCCTGACGGCCTTCCTCGAGGCCACCATGGACCGGGTGCTCGAGCGCATCGACGCCACCACCGCCGTGGTGCTGCTGCGCCACTCCACCGGTGTCCTCGTGCCCGCCGCCGTGCGCCACCGCGGCAAGCTCGCCAAGGGCGAGGTGCCCGTCTCCGATGGCATCATCGAGCAGGCCCTCAGCGAGGGCCGTGCGCTCGTGGTGGGGGACGTGCGCGACGACCGCCGCTTCGCCGGCCGCGAGAGCGTCATCCTCTATGGGGTGGACCGGGTGCTCTGCATCCCCATCGGGCTCGAGTCTCCCTTCGCCGGCGTCCTCTACGTCAACACCTCCGCGAAGAACGACACCGAGCTGGAGATCATGCTCGACACCTGCACCGCCGTGGCCCACCTGGTGGCCTCGGGCGTGCAGAAGTTCTCCGTCCCCTCGGCCGGGCCCTCTCCGCTGCGCCACCACCTGGAGCGCTTCCTCGGGCATGAGCTGGCCGAGCGGCGCGCGGCCGAGGCCCAGCGCACCGGGGGCAAGCTGCCCGGGTTGGAGGAGCGCAACCTCACCATCGTCCACGCCGAGCTCGTCGGCTTCGGCGCGCTGAGCACGAAGCTCGGCGCCGTGCGCGCCACCGAGCTGCTCAACGACTTCCACGCACGCCTGGGCGGGCTCGTCTTCAGCTTCGAGGGCATCCTGGAGGCCTTCTTCGGCGAGTCGTTGCGCGGCCTCTTCGGTGCCTCCAACAAGCCGGACGACGCCGTGCGCGCCGTACGGGCCGCGCTCGCCCTGCGCGAGGACTGGGATCGCCACATGGCCCGCCGCCCCGCGGAGGAGCGGTGCGAGCTGCGCATCGGTATCAACACCGCCCGCGTCCTGGCGGGCTTCGTGGGCCCCGAGTCCCGCCCCTCCTATTCCGCCGTGGGCGAGGGGGTGAACGTGGCCTCGTGGCTCGCGGCCACCGGCATGCCCGGCCAGGTGCTCATCACCGGCAAGACGCTCGCGGTGATCGGCGCCCGCTTCGACGTCGTCCCCCTCGGCGAGCGCCTCATCCGCGCCCCCCGCGACAAGGTCGCCGCCTTCGAGGTCATGGACGAGGACATCCCCCAGCTCACCAATCCCGGTGTGCGCTGA